Proteins encoded by one window of Chloroflexaceae bacterium:
- the pheS gene encoding phenylalanine--tRNA ligase subunit alpha, whose product MTLTDELSSLEQEATAALAAVRDLAGLAEWKSRYIGKTGALTRLSRGLGALPAEQRPEAGRRVNALREQLEAAYAAAEAELKRAAIASELAADRVDVTLPGRRPALGYAHLTNQVLAQVQEIFSEMGFQVWESPEVELDEFNFGLLNFPEDHPARDMQDTFYVEMPPGAPSVLLRTHTSPGQIHAMRRYAPQPLRVLLPGKVYRNEQVTVRSEMMFHQFEFLAVGRHVTMADLKGALVYFAERMYGVGTQVRLRPSFFPFTEPSAEMDVSCFLCDGKGCRVCKYAGWLEIGGCGMVHPVVLRNGGYDPAHFSGFAGGFGPERIAMLKYGIDDIRGFYSGDARFVEQFG is encoded by the coding sequence ATGACCCTGACCGACGAACTTTCCAGCCTGGAGCAGGAGGCGACCGCCGCTCTGGCCGCCGTGCGCGATCTCGCCGGTCTGGCCGAGTGGAAGAGCCGGTATATCGGCAAGACCGGGGCGCTTACCCGTCTCAGCCGCGGCCTCGGGGCCCTGCCCGCCGAGCAGCGCCCCGAGGCGGGCCGGCGCGTCAATGCGCTGCGGGAGCAACTCGAAGCCGCTTATGCCGCTGCCGAGGCCGAGCTCAAGCGCGCCGCCATCGCCAGCGAACTGGCCGCCGACCGAGTGGATGTCACCCTCCCCGGACGCCGGCCGGCCCTGGGGTATGCCCATCTGACCAACCAGGTGCTGGCCCAGGTGCAGGAGATCTTCAGTGAAATGGGCTTCCAGGTCTGGGAAAGCCCCGAGGTGGAGCTGGACGAGTTTAACTTCGGGCTGCTCAACTTCCCTGAGGATCATCCGGCCCGCGATATGCAGGACACCTTCTACGTAGAGATGCCTCCGGGCGCGCCGTCGGTGTTGCTGCGCACCCATACCTCCCCCGGCCAGATCCACGCCATGCGCCGCTACGCGCCCCAGCCATTGCGCGTGCTGCTCCCCGGCAAGGTCTACCGCAATGAACAGGTGACCGTGCGCTCCGAGATGATGTTCCACCAGTTCGAGTTTCTGGCGGTTGGCCGGCACGTCACCATGGCCGACCTCAAGGGCGCCCTGGTCTATTTCGCCGAGCGGATGTACGGGGTCGGCACGCAGGTGCGCCTGCGCCCGAGTTTTTTCCCCTTCACAGAGCCCAGCGCCGAAATGGACGTGAGTTGCTTCCTCTGCGATGGCAAAGGCTGCCGCGTCTGCAAGTACGCCGGCTGGCTGGAGATCGGCGGTTGTGGCATGGTGCATCCGGTGGTGCTGCGCAACGGCGGTTACGACCCCGCGCACTTCAGCGGCTTCGCGGGCGGTTTCGGTCCCGAACGGATCGCGATGCTCAAGTACGGCATTGATGATATTCGCGGCTTTTATTCGGGCGATGCCCGCTTCGTGGAGCAGTTCGGCTAG
- a CDS encoding methyltransferase domain-containing protein — protein MEWWRAYFDETYPRRYHIEPEETVAEVLMLRDLLPEPPADILDVACGSGRHSLALARAGFHVVGVDISEPLLALARAAAAAERIEEVEFVAADMRALPYVACFDAAINMFTAFGYFDAEEDNQTVLTGIARALKPGGRLVMELAHRDRVVRSFQETDWYELEDGAIIWRRHHFDPIRGLLTSLDRWRTPDGEEQERFHRIRIYTATELAAMLRAAGLTPTAWYGSTQLHALTIDSPRMIVVAQRPLREA, from the coding sequence ATGGAATGGTGGCGCGCCTATTTCGACGAGACCTACCCTCGTCGCTACCATATCGAACCAGAGGAGACAGTCGCCGAGGTGTTGATGCTCCGCGATCTGCTGCCCGAGCCGCCTGCCGACATCCTCGATGTCGCCTGCGGCAGCGGGCGGCACAGCCTGGCCCTTGCCAGGGCCGGCTTCCACGTAGTGGGGGTGGACATCTCGGAGCCGCTGCTGGCTCTGGCCCGCGCTGCGGCGGCGGCGGAGCGGATCGAGGAAGTCGAGTTTGTCGCCGCCGATATGCGCGCTCTGCCTTACGTGGCCTGTTTCGACGCCGCGATCAATATGTTTACCGCCTTTGGCTACTTCGACGCCGAGGAAGACAATCAGACCGTTCTGACCGGCATCGCCCGCGCCCTCAAGCCCGGCGGGCGCCTGGTTATGGAACTGGCGCACCGCGACCGGGTCGTGCGTAGCTTCCAGGAGACCGATTGGTACGAACTCGAAGACGGCGCCATCATCTGGCGCCGTCATCACTTTGACCCGATCCGCGGCCTGCTGACCTCCCTCGACCGCTGGCGCACCCCCGATGGCGAGGAGCAGGAACGGTTCCACCGCATCCGCATCTACACCGCTACCGAGCTTGCCGCCATGCTCCGCGCCGCCGGCCTGACTCCGACGGCCTGGTACGGGAGCACCCAGTTGCACGCCCTCACCATCGACTCCCCTCGTATGATTGTCGTGGCGCAGCGCCCCCTGCGGGAAGCGTAG